The Thermosynechococcus sp. genome has a segment encoding these proteins:
- a CDS encoding MFS transporter: MVVLLKLAPPLRQTLLRLIWAGLLFWSSIAAMLPTLPLYIAEKGGTPHQVGFVMGAFAVGLLGSRSWLGPLADRRGRKITLLIGLAVAAIAPLFYILSHNLLLLIAVRLLHGVSIAGFTTGYMALVTDIAPPQHRGEIIGYTSLVHPIGVALGPSLGSWLQMHYGHGWVFIIASTLAAFGFMTAAGVRAVNRTQQAGEPCPEKTLFWRLLLSERLRIPSLVMLSVGLTFGTIATFIPLFIATEQLDISAGLFYAVAAIASFIGRVLTGAASDRWGRGIFISASLAAYIISMVLLAQAQTAMDILWAAILEGLAGGVLIPMVAALMADRSIPQERGRVLSLSLGGFDLGMALAGPLLGGLVEHWGYRLIFRMAAVFSLLGLAFFLTASSKSLPDSLRFALGVGRDRYAL, translated from the coding sequence GTGGTTGTCTTGTTAAAGCTAGCCCCACCCCTACGGCAAACGCTGCTCCGGCTGATCTGGGCAGGTCTGTTGTTTTGGTCCAGCATTGCTGCAATGTTGCCCACCTTACCCCTCTACATCGCTGAGAAGGGGGGCACGCCCCATCAGGTGGGGTTTGTCATGGGTGCCTTTGCCGTGGGACTGCTGGGGTCTCGCTCTTGGTTAGGACCCCTAGCCGATCGCCGGGGACGCAAAATTACACTGCTCATTGGCCTCGCTGTGGCGGCAATCGCCCCCCTATTCTACATCCTTAGCCACAACCTACTGCTGCTGATAGCGGTGCGCCTGCTCCATGGCGTGAGCATTGCCGGCTTTACCACCGGTTACATGGCTCTGGTGACGGATATTGCCCCACCCCAACATCGCGGCGAAATCATTGGCTACACTAGCCTTGTCCATCCCATTGGGGTAGCCCTTGGGCCCAGTTTGGGCAGTTGGCTGCAAATGCACTACGGCCATGGTTGGGTCTTTATAATTGCCAGCACACTGGCCGCCTTTGGCTTCATGACGGCCGCAGGGGTGCGGGCGGTGAATAGGACCCAGCAGGCCGGAGAGCCTTGTCCAGAGAAAACCCTCTTTTGGCGGTTATTGCTTTCGGAACGGCTGCGGATTCCTAGCTTAGTGATGTTGAGTGTGGGCTTGACCTTTGGCACGATCGCCACCTTTATTCCCCTGTTTATTGCCACTGAGCAGCTCGACATTTCCGCAGGACTGTTTTACGCCGTGGCGGCGATCGCCAGCTTTATCGGTCGTGTCCTTACGGGTGCTGCCTCCGATCGCTGGGGACGGGGGATTTTCATCTCCGCTAGCCTTGCCGCCTACATCATCTCAATGGTGCTCCTCGCCCAAGCCCAAACCGCCATGGATATCCTCTGGGCAGCGATTCTTGAAGGTCTTGCCGGCGGTGTCCTGATTCCCATGGTGGCTGCCCTCATGGCCGATCGCTCTATCCCCCAGGAGCGCGGACGGGTTCTCAGCCTCAGTTTAGGCGGTTTTGATCTGGGAATGGCCCTAGCGGGTCCCCTGCTGGGGGGACTCGTTGAGCATTGGGGCTATCGCCTCATCTTTCGCATGGCGGCAGTCTTTAGCCTCCTGGGGTTAGCCTTCTTTTTAACCGCCAGTAGTAAAAGCCTGCCTGATTCCCTGCGCTTTGCCCTTGGCGTGGGGCGCGATCGCTATGCCCTGTAG
- the mutS gene encoding DNA mismatch repair protein MutS, translating into MSNDRPLIHSETESPALRLGRNPGLQVRHDEVERSLLTPMLQHYAELKDAYPQALLLYRVGDFYETFFQDACTVARELELVLTGKEGGKEVGRVAMAGIPHHALERYCRTLIEKGYAIAICDQVEDPAQAQGLVKREVTQVFTPGTVLDTELLQPRRNNFLAAVLLSGNHWGLAYADVSTGEFCTTQGSDRADLVAELNRLQPAEILLPTEAPDINRVLRPGEGKEQLPPGLPPQWCYTLRSPQDFQAAEARQRLCQRFQVKSLEGFGCEHLPLAMRAAGGLLAYLDETHRQQPVPLQNLSTYSLQQYLFLDPQTRRNLELTQTVRDGSFQGSLLWAIDRTATAMGGRLLRRWLLQPLLDIEQITARQEAIAELIANSSLRQSLHRHLQEIYDLERLAGRAGSGTANARDLAALRDSFRTLVSLAAVVADTTSPYLQALAQLPPVIEQLADTLSAALVDHPPISLSEGGILRPGAYPELDQQRQQIEQDQQWILNLEAQERQRTGISTLKVGYTKVFGYYLSVSRAKLSQVPDDYIRKQTLTNEERFITAELKEREARLLAAQSHLFELEYHYFVQLREQVAAQASTIREIAAAVAAVDALLGLAEVAVYQGYCRPQMTRDRQLCIRGGRHPVVEQTLPAGFFVPNDTQLGTEADLMVLTGPNASGKSCYLRQVGLIQLLAQMGSYVPATSATLGICDRIFTRVGAVDDLATGQSTFMVEMNETANILNHAGDRSLVLLDEIGRGTATFDGLAIAWSVAEYLATTLKSRTIFATHYHELNQLATLLPNVANYQVVVKELPNEIIFLHQVKPGGADRSYGIEAGRLAGLPPVVIQRAREVMCQIEKHSRITVGLRKNPMSAPPTTPEINQGELPF; encoded by the coding sequence ATGTCCAACGATCGCCCGCTGATCCATTCTGAGACTGAATCCCCTGCCCTGCGCCTAGGACGTAACCCCGGTTTGCAGGTGCGCCACGATGAGGTGGAGCGATCGCTATTGACGCCAATGCTCCAGCACTATGCTGAACTCAAGGATGCCTATCCCCAGGCCCTGCTTCTCTATCGGGTGGGAGATTTCTACGAAACCTTTTTTCAGGATGCCTGCACGGTGGCCCGCGAACTGGAACTGGTGCTCACCGGCAAAGAGGGGGGCAAAGAAGTGGGACGGGTGGCCATGGCCGGCATTCCCCACCATGCCCTTGAACGCTATTGCCGCACCCTCATTGAAAAGGGCTACGCCATTGCCATCTGCGATCAAGTGGAAGACCCGGCCCAAGCCCAAGGATTGGTGAAGCGAGAAGTGACCCAAGTCTTTACACCGGGAACGGTTTTAGATACGGAGCTGCTTCAACCGCGCCGCAATAATTTTTTAGCGGCTGTTCTGCTTTCTGGCAACCATTGGGGGTTGGCCTATGCCGATGTCTCAACGGGGGAGTTTTGTACGACCCAAGGGAGCGATCGCGCCGATCTAGTGGCTGAACTCAACCGCTTGCAACCGGCAGAAATCCTCCTGCCCACTGAAGCGCCGGATATTAATCGCGTCTTGCGCCCCGGTGAAGGCAAGGAGCAATTGCCCCCAGGATTGCCGCCCCAGTGGTGCTACACGCTGCGATCGCCCCAGGATTTTCAGGCAGCGGAAGCGCGGCAACGCCTCTGTCAACGTTTTCAGGTGAAATCCCTGGAAGGCTTTGGCTGTGAGCATCTGCCCCTGGCCATGCGGGCAGCCGGTGGCCTCTTAGCCTATTTGGATGAAACCCACCGCCAACAACCGGTGCCCCTGCAAAACCTCAGCACCTATTCCCTGCAACAGTATCTTTTTCTGGATCCCCAGACTCGCCGCAATCTGGAACTCACCCAAACCGTTCGCGACGGCAGTTTTCAAGGCTCACTGCTGTGGGCGATCGATCGCACCGCAACCGCCATGGGGGGACGCCTGCTCCGCCGTTGGCTGCTGCAACCCCTCCTTGATATTGAGCAGATCACGGCTCGCCAGGAGGCCATTGCTGAGTTGATCGCCAATAGTAGCCTGCGCCAGAGTCTACATCGCCATCTTCAGGAAATTTATGACCTTGAACGCTTGGCTGGTCGGGCGGGATCAGGGACTGCCAACGCCCGGGATTTAGCAGCGCTGCGGGACTCCTTTCGCACCTTAGTCTCTTTGGCAGCGGTGGTTGCGGACACGACCTCTCCCTATCTGCAAGCCCTGGCTCAACTGCCACCGGTTATTGAGCAATTGGCGGACACCCTCAGTGCGGCCCTGGTAGATCACCCCCCCATTAGTCTCAGCGAAGGGGGGATTCTACGCCCCGGCGCCTATCCCGAACTGGATCAGCAGCGCCAGCAAATCGAGCAGGATCAACAGTGGATTCTCAATCTCGAAGCCCAAGAGCGACAGCGCACGGGCATTAGTACGTTGAAGGTGGGCTACACCAAAGTCTTTGGCTATTACCTCAGTGTCTCCCGCGCCAAGCTGAGCCAAGTGCCCGATGACTACATCCGCAAGCAAACCCTCACCAATGAGGAACGCTTTATTACGGCTGAGCTCAAGGAACGGGAAGCACGGCTATTGGCGGCGCAAAGCCATCTTTTTGAGCTGGAGTACCACTACTTTGTCCAGTTACGGGAGCAGGTGGCGGCTCAGGCCTCAACGATTCGCGAGATTGCAGCAGCAGTAGCAGCGGTGGATGCCCTTTTGGGGTTAGCCGAGGTGGCGGTGTATCAGGGCTATTGCCGACCGCAAATGACCCGCGATCGCCAGCTTTGCATTCGCGGTGGCCGTCACCCCGTTGTGGAGCAAACGTTACCGGCCGGCTTTTTTGTTCCCAATGATACCCAACTGGGAACAGAGGCAGATTTGATGGTGCTGACGGGTCCCAATGCCAGCGGCAAAAGTTGCTATCTCCGGCAGGTGGGTCTGATTCAACTGCTGGCGCAAATGGGTAGCTATGTGCCCGCTACTAGTGCCACCTTGGGCATCTGCGATCGCATTTTTACCCGCGTGGGTGCCGTTGATGATCTGGCCACCGGCCAATCCACCTTTATGGTGGAGATGAATGAAACCGCGAACATCCTCAACCATGCGGGCGATCGCTCCCTGGTACTCTTGGATGAAATTGGCCGCGGCACCGCCACCTTTGATGGCCTGGCGATCGCGTGGTCAGTGGCAGAATATCTGGCGACCACCCTCAAATCCCGCACTATTTTTGCCACCCACTACCACGAACTCAATCAACTGGCAACGCTGCTGCCCAATGTGGCCAACTATCAAGTTGTCGTCAAAGAACTCCCCAACGAGATTATTTTTCTACACCAAGTGAAGCCCGGTGGTGCCGATCGCTCCTACGGCATTGAAGCCGGACGCCTTGCCGGCTTGCCTCCGGTCGTGATTCAACGCGCCCGCGAAGTGATGTGCCAAATCGAGAAGCACAGCCGAATTACCGTCGGACTGCGCAAAAACCCAATGAGTGCCCCCCCCACCACCCCTGAGATCAATCAGGGAGAGCTGCCTTTTTAA
- a CDS encoding AarF/ABC1/UbiB kinase family protein → MSLLYPLPKQRAVSLGIRYNFLRLPTREKRVSTPISASLTPTGKSYRWNRERYSKTRRFFDIWFFVWRFLFGRWLLSQSWSYWRGMTDAKRAARRRAQAIWIRETFLDLGPTFIKLGQLFSTRADLFPSEYVEELSKLQDRVPAFSYELVAKIISEDFGRPIPELFRSFDPIPIAAASLGQVHKAQLLSGEEVVVKVQRPGLRQLFDIDLAILKGIAQYFQNHPKWGQGRDWMGIYDECCRILYEEIDYLNEGRNADTFRRNFRDREWACVPRVYWRYTSRRVLTLEYLPGIKISHYEALEAAGLDRKRLAELGAKAYLYQVLNDGFFHADPHPGNIAVSPNGQLIFYDFGMMGRIQPTTRDKLLKTFLSIAQRDAEQVVQCLVELGALVPTGDLGPVRRSIQYLLDNFMSQSWEVQSVAQISDDLYEIAYDQPFRFPATFTFVMRAFSTLEGVGKGLDKDFNFMQVAQPFATELMTNGNFPDPGNGSLFSELSRQAAQVGSSAIGLPRRLEEVLDKLENGDLRLRVRSSESDRILRRLSNINLGLNYVVLIGSFSLAATILFVNQYLFLAGVAAALAVWFGILYWRLMIKLDKYEKMF, encoded by the coding sequence ATGTCGCTGCTGTATCCCCTCCCCAAGCAAAGGGCGGTATCCTTAGGGATTCGTTACAATTTTTTGAGATTACCCACTAGGGAAAAACGCGTGTCCACACCCATTTCGGCCAGTTTGACCCCCACCGGCAAATCCTACCGTTGGAATCGCGAGCGTTACTCGAAAACGCGGCGCTTCTTTGATATTTGGTTTTTTGTCTGGCGATTTCTCTTTGGCCGCTGGCTCCTCAGCCAATCTTGGAGCTACTGGCGCGGTATGACCGATGCCAAACGGGCGGCGCGACGCCGTGCCCAAGCCATTTGGATTCGCGAAACCTTCCTTGACCTTGGCCCTACCTTCATCAAACTGGGGCAACTGTTTTCCACCCGCGCCGATCTCTTTCCCAGCGAATACGTCGAAGAACTCAGCAAGCTTCAAGACCGTGTCCCCGCCTTTAGTTACGAGCTAGTTGCAAAAATCATCTCCGAGGACTTTGGCCGCCCCATCCCTGAATTGTTTCGCAGTTTTGACCCCATCCCCATAGCCGCCGCTAGTCTTGGCCAGGTTCACAAAGCCCAACTGCTTTCTGGGGAAGAGGTGGTTGTCAAAGTTCAACGCCCCGGCCTACGGCAGCTCTTTGACATCGATCTTGCCATTCTCAAGGGCATTGCCCAGTATTTTCAGAACCATCCCAAATGGGGTCAAGGGCGCGACTGGATGGGCATCTACGATGAGTGTTGCCGCATTCTCTACGAAGAAATTGACTACCTCAACGAGGGGCGCAATGCTGACACGTTCCGCCGCAATTTTCGCGATCGCGAGTGGGCCTGTGTCCCCCGCGTCTATTGGCGCTACACCTCCCGGCGCGTCCTCACCCTTGAGTACCTACCGGGGATTAAAATCAGCCACTACGAAGCCCTCGAAGCAGCTGGCCTAGACCGCAAACGCCTGGCAGAACTGGGTGCAAAGGCCTACCTCTATCAAGTTCTCAACGATGGCTTTTTCCACGCTGACCCCCATCCGGGCAACATTGCCGTCAGCCCCAACGGCCAACTCATTTTCTACGACTTTGGCATGATGGGGCGCATTCAACCGACAACCCGCGATAAACTGCTGAAAACATTTTTAAGCATTGCCCAGCGGGATGCCGAACAGGTGGTACAGTGCCTTGTAGAGCTAGGGGCGTTGGTACCCACAGGGGATCTAGGGCCCGTGCGGCGCTCGATTCAGTATCTCCTCGACAATTTTATGAGCCAGTCTTGGGAAGTGCAATCGGTGGCTCAAATCAGCGATGACCTTTATGAAATTGCCTATGACCAACCCTTTCGGTTTCCTGCCACATTTACCTTTGTGATGCGCGCCTTTTCTACCCTCGAGGGCGTGGGCAAGGGACTGGATAAAGACTTTAACTTCATGCAAGTTGCCCAACCATTTGCGACCGAACTTATGACCAACGGAAACTTCCCTGATCCTGGTAATGGCAGCCTTTTCTCAGAACTGAGTCGACAAGCGGCTCAAGTGGGCAGCAGTGCCATTGGCTTGCCCCGTCGCCTTGAAGAAGTACTCGATAAACTTGAAAATGGTGACCTGCGCTTGCGCGTCCGTTCCAGTGAGAGCGATCGCATTCTGCGGCGCCTGAGTAACATTAACTTAGGGCTAAATTATGTCGTGCTCATTGGCAGTTTTTCCTTGGCGGCAACAATTTTATTCGTTAACCAGTATCTCTTCCTGGCAGGTGTGGCAGCCGCATTAGCGGTATGGTTTGGTATCCTCTACTGGCGGCTAATGATTAAACTCGATAAGTATGAAAAAATGTTTTAG
- a CDS encoding cob(I)yrinic acid a,c-diamide adenosyltransferase, with protein sequence MTHAGIGIQTAQIRPGRVSGQLHVYDGTGKGKSQAALGVVLRSIGLGIASAWPTRVLLLRFLKGPGRAYAEDAAIEALQRGFPHLIDQVRTGRAEYFTAEQITKFDRQEAQRGWDIAKGAIASGLYSVIVLDELNPVLDLGLLPVDEVVNTLRRKPEHLEIIATGRGAPAQLLQIADLHSEMRPLVHPTAQEQGIEGIEIYTGDGKGKSTSALGKALQAIGKGISRDQSHRVLILQWLKGGQGYTEDAAIAALKESYPHLVDHHRCGRDAIVWRGQQQEIDYIEAERGWEIARAAIASGLYKTIILDELNPTVDLELLPVEPIVQTLLRKPRTTEIIITGRCKYPPAYFELASVHSEMICHKHYAEKGVDLKRGVDF encoded by the coding sequence ATGACCCATGCAGGTATTGGCATTCAAACCGCTCAGATTCGCCCCGGCCGGGTGAGCGGTCAACTCCACGTCTATGACGGCACCGGTAAAGGAAAATCTCAAGCGGCTCTTGGAGTCGTGCTGCGCTCCATTGGTCTGGGTATTGCCTCTGCATGGCCCACTCGGGTACTCCTGTTGCGCTTTCTCAAAGGACCCGGTCGTGCCTATGCCGAGGATGCCGCCATTGAAGCCTTGCAACGGGGGTTTCCTCACTTAATTGATCAAGTGCGGACAGGACGAGCGGAATACTTCACTGCTGAGCAAATTACCAAATTCGATCGCCAAGAGGCACAGCGGGGCTGGGATATTGCCAAGGGGGCGATCGCCTCTGGTCTCTATTCTGTCATTGTTTTAGATGAACTCAACCCTGTCTTAGATTTAGGCCTTTTGCCCGTTGATGAAGTCGTCAACACCCTCCGCCGCAAGCCCGAACACCTAGAGATTATCGCCACTGGCCGGGGTGCCCCTGCCCAACTCCTGCAAATTGCTGACCTTCATTCCGAGATGCGGCCCCTTGTGCATCCTACGGCTCAAGAACAGGGCATTGAGGGGATTGAAATCTATACGGGTGACGGCAAAGGCAAGTCCACCAGTGCCCTCGGTAAAGCCCTGCAGGCGATCGGCAAAGGAATTAGCCGCGACCAATCCCACCGTGTTCTGATTCTCCAGTGGCTCAAGGGGGGGCAAGGCTATACCGAAGATGCGGCGATCGCTGCCCTCAAGGAAAGCTATCCCCATTTAGTGGATCACCACCGCTGTGGTCGGGATGCCATTGTCTGGCGCGGTCAACAGCAGGAAATTGACTACATCGAAGCCGAACGCGGCTGGGAAATTGCCCGAGCCGCCATTGCCTCCGGGCTTTACAAGACAATCATTCTCGACGAACTCAACCCCACCGTTGACCTTGAACTTCTCCCCGTCGAACCCATTGTGCAAACGCTCCTGCGCAAGCCACGCACCACTGAAATTATCATTACCGGTCGCTGCAAATATCCCCCCGCCTATTTTGAACTCGCCAGCGTTCACTCGGAGATGATCTGCCACAAGCACTATGCCGAGAAGGGCGTTGATCTCAAGCGCGGCGTTGATTTCTAA
- a CDS encoding PDZ domain-containing protein has product MTILELLENSPATQTGIRAGDRLLAIDGHSTRRIS; this is encoded by the coding sequence TTGACGATCTTGGAGCTACTGGAAAATTCACCGGCAACTCAGACGGGAATTAGGGCGGGCGATCGCCTGCTGGCTATTGATGGTCACTCTACCCGTCGCATCTCGTAG
- a CDS encoding helix-turn-helix transcriptional regulator has translation MVASESYQEYPAEIQLAFHALGEPLRLKVIAILHREELCVCDLCDRLHLSPSKLSFHLRALRQANLVLSRQQGRWVYYRLNRPQLAAVIAYLQQFTVGEIVPARICS, from the coding sequence ATGGTTGCTTCAGAGAGTTATCAGGAATATCCCGCTGAGATTCAGTTGGCCTTCCATGCTCTTGGGGAGCCGTTGCGCTTGAAAGTGATTGCGATCCTTCATCGGGAGGAACTGTGTGTCTGTGATCTGTGCGATCGTCTGCACCTGAGTCCCTCAAAGCTCTCGTTTCATCTGCGGGCACTGCGGCAAGCCAATCTCGTGCTGTCGCGCCAACAGGGGCGGTGGGTTTACTACCGCTTAAATCGGCCCCAACTTGCAGCTGTCATCGCCTATTTGCAGCAGTTTACAGTGGGGGAGATAGTGCCGGCTCGTATCTGTTCTTAG
- a CDS encoding Stp1/IreP family PP2C-type Ser/Thr phosphatase: MDVAGLTDCGLIRKSNQDAFYIDEKHHRFFIVADGMGGHAGGEEASRLAVDHIRQYLETHLEDLQHDPVTLLRQAFLAANHAIVEQQRQNTARADMGTTAVVVLIDAGGRTAWCAHVGDSRIYRWRKDQLQQITNDHTWIAQAVQLGSLTVEQARQHPWRHVLSQCLGREDLTQIDIQPIDLEAGDRLLLCSDGLTEELSDEVISIYLSEPNIEKAATALVQAAKTHGGRDNVTVVVIGI, from the coding sequence ATGGACGTTGCTGGCTTAACTGACTGTGGTCTGATTCGCAAAAGCAATCAGGATGCTTTTTATATTGACGAAAAGCATCACCGCTTTTTTATTGTTGCCGATGGCATGGGGGGGCACGCCGGCGGCGAGGAAGCCAGTCGTTTAGCCGTCGATCACATTCGGCAGTATCTGGAGACCCACCTCGAAGACCTGCAGCACGACCCGGTGACCCTCCTCCGGCAAGCTTTTCTTGCAGCCAATCATGCCATTGTTGAGCAGCAACGCCAAAATACTGCCCGTGCTGATATGGGGACCACCGCTGTGGTGGTTCTCATTGATGCAGGTGGCCGTACGGCTTGGTGTGCCCATGTGGGCGACTCGCGCATCTACCGCTGGCGCAAAGATCAACTCCAGCAGATTACCAATGACCACACGTGGATTGCCCAAGCGGTACAACTGGGCAGCTTGACGGTTGAGCAGGCACGGCAGCATCCGTGGCGCCATGTGCTCTCTCAGTGCCTAGGCCGCGAAGATCTCACCCAAATTGATATTCAACCCATTGATCTAGAGGCGGGCGATCGCCTGCTGCTGTGCAGCGACGGTTTAACCGAAGAACTCAGTGATGAGGTCATCAGTATCTATCTCAGTGAGCCCAATATTGAAAAAGCAGCGACTGCCCTTGTGCAGGCAGCCAAAACCCATGGCGGGCGTGATAATGTCACCGTCGTTGTCATTGGTATTTAA